Proteins from a single region of Streptomyces spectabilis:
- the chvE gene encoding multiple monosaccharide ABC transporter substrate-binding protein gives MSTRALLALASAALLAASLAGCGQEARGGSRYEPDTGKGATVGLALPTKASERWMADGENMAEQFEKAGYRTDLQYGDDKVENQIAQIENMITKGRSLLVIAAIDGSALTEVLRRAHDAGIPVISYDRLILGSKYVDYYASFDNERVGRLQARYIVGKLRLGRPTGRGGARTIELFAGSPDDNNTRYFWNGAMKVLRPHLDSGRLVVRSGQTRLGQATTLRWDGGTAQKRMDDLLSKNYGSARVDAVLSPYDGISVGVISALKSAGYGTRSRPLPVITGQDAELASVKSIIRGEQTQTVFKDTRALAARTVAMGDALLNDKKVTVNNTTDYDNGAKTVPAYLLDPVSVDRSNTRLLVDEGYFTAGQLR, from the coding sequence ATGAGCACCCGCGCACTCCTCGCCCTGGCGAGCGCCGCCCTGCTCGCCGCCTCCCTCGCCGGCTGCGGCCAGGAGGCCAGGGGCGGCAGCCGCTACGAGCCGGACACCGGCAAGGGCGCCACGGTCGGCCTCGCCCTGCCCACCAAGGCCTCCGAGCGCTGGATGGCCGACGGCGAGAACATGGCCGAGCAGTTCGAGAAGGCCGGATACCGGACCGACCTCCAGTACGGCGACGACAAGGTCGAGAACCAGATCGCCCAGATCGAGAACATGATCACCAAGGGGCGCTCCCTCCTGGTGATCGCCGCCATCGACGGCTCGGCCCTCACCGAGGTCCTGCGCCGCGCCCACGACGCGGGCATCCCCGTGATCTCGTACGACCGCCTCATCCTCGGCTCGAAGTACGTCGACTACTACGCGTCCTTCGACAACGAGCGCGTCGGCCGCCTCCAGGCCCGGTACATCGTCGGGAAGCTGCGGCTCGGCAGGCCCACCGGGCGCGGTGGCGCGCGCACCATCGAGCTGTTCGCGGGCTCGCCCGACGACAACAACACCAGGTACTTCTGGAACGGCGCCATGAAGGTGCTGCGGCCCCACCTCGACAGCGGCCGGCTCGTCGTGCGCAGCGGGCAGACGCGCCTCGGCCAGGCCACCACGCTGCGCTGGGACGGCGGCACCGCGCAGAAGCGCATGGACGACCTCCTCAGCAAGAACTACGGCTCGGCCCGGGTCGACGCGGTGCTCTCGCCGTACGACGGGATCTCCGTCGGCGTCATCTCCGCCCTCAAGAGCGCGGGCTACGGCACGCGGAGCCGGCCGCTGCCGGTCATCACCGGGCAGGACGCGGAGCTGGCGTCGGTGAAGTCCATCATCCGGGGCGAGCAGACGCAGACCGTGTTCAAGGACACCCGCGCCCTGGCCGCGCGGACGGTGGCGATGGGCGACGCGCTCCTCAACGACAAGAAGGTCACGGTCAACAACACCACCGACTACGACAACGGCGCGAAGACCGTGCCCGCCTACCTCCTCGACCCGGTCAGCGTCGACAGGTCCAACACCCGGCTCCTCGTGGACGAGGGCTACTTCACGGCGGGACAGCTCAGGTGA
- a CDS encoding sulfite exporter TauE/SafE family protein, producing the protein MSALVLALTAGAVVGLALGALGGGGSVLAVPALIYLLGFSPAAATTASLLIVAVTSASALYAHARAGHVRWRAGALFAGAGIPPAAAAGVAAGRLPQPVLTAAFAAVAALAALRMLRPGRAEARGTGVVRPGRAVGAGAALGALTGLLGVGGGFLVVPALVTVLTFAMREATGTSLLVIAANSLASLATRGSTAAGLDWAVIAPFTGAAVLGAWDGKRLAARLSGPRLRQAFACVLLAVAAGMLLDVALRR; encoded by the coding sequence ATGAGCGCGCTCGTCCTCGCCCTGACCGCCGGAGCCGTGGTCGGCCTGGCGCTCGGCGCCCTGGGCGGTGGCGGCAGCGTCCTCGCGGTTCCCGCGCTGATCTATCTGCTCGGCTTCAGCCCGGCCGCCGCGACGACGGCGAGTCTGTTGATCGTGGCCGTCACCTCGGCGAGCGCCCTGTACGCGCACGCCCGCGCGGGCCACGTCCGCTGGCGCGCGGGCGCCCTGTTCGCCGGTGCGGGCATCCCGCCCGCCGCCGCTGCGGGCGTGGCGGCGGGGCGGCTGCCGCAGCCGGTCCTGACCGCCGCGTTCGCCGCCGTGGCCGCCCTGGCCGCGCTGCGGATGCTCAGACCGGGACGGGCCGAAGCCCGCGGGACGGGGGTGGTGCGGCCAGGGCGGGCGGTCGGCGCCGGGGCCGCGCTCGGGGCGCTGACCGGTCTGCTCGGGGTGGGCGGCGGGTTCCTCGTCGTGCCCGCCCTGGTCACCGTGCTCACCTTCGCGATGCGGGAAGCGACGGGGACCAGCCTGCTCGTCATCGCCGCCAACTCCCTCGCCTCGCTGGCCACACGGGGCAGTACGGCGGCGGGGCTCGACTGGGCGGTGATCGCGCCGTTCACCGGCGCCGCCGTCCTCGGCGCCTGGGACGGCAAGCGCCTCGCGGCCCGGCTCTCAGGGCCTCGCCTGCGGCAGGCCTTCGCCTGCGTGCTGCTCGCCGTGGCGGCCGGGATGCTCCTCGACGTCGCCCTACGGCGATGA
- the mmsB gene encoding multiple monosaccharide ABC transporter permease, with protein MTTTTTPPRDASGVPPVRRSTGALLVELMRANVRQYGMLVALAFLVVLFQIWTDGTLLLPSNVSNLIQQNGYVLILAIGMMIVIVAGHIDLSVGSLAAFVGAMSAVMMVKHELPWVLALVLSLLIGAVAGAWQGFFVAYVGIPSFIVTLAGMLLFRGLTQIVLEGRSLAPFPDGFQNIAKGFIPEMGPYTQYHNPTLVIGAATIAFLLLREVRGRKRQSAYGLDVTPTGLWLAKCGATAAAVAAFTLTLASFRGVPVVLLIMCGLLIALGYVMRNAVVGRHVYALGGNKAAAKLSGVKDARVTFLVFVNMGVLAALAGCVYAARLNAGTPQAGLNFELEAIAASFIGGASMSGGVGTVMGAVIGGLVLGVLNNGMSLVSIGTDYQQVIKGLVLLAAVGFDVWNKRGAGH; from the coding sequence ATGACCACCACGACCACACCGCCGCGGGACGCCTCCGGCGTGCCGCCCGTCCGCCGGTCGACGGGCGCGCTGCTCGTCGAGCTGATGCGGGCGAACGTGCGCCAGTACGGCATGCTCGTCGCCCTGGCGTTCCTCGTCGTCCTGTTCCAGATCTGGACCGACGGCACGCTGCTGCTGCCCAGCAACGTCTCCAACCTGATCCAGCAGAACGGCTACGTCCTCATCCTGGCCATCGGCATGATGATCGTCATCGTCGCGGGCCACATCGACCTGTCCGTGGGCTCCCTGGCGGCCTTCGTCGGCGCGATGTCGGCGGTGATGATGGTCAAGCACGAGCTGCCGTGGGTGCTCGCGCTCGTCCTGTCGCTGCTCATCGGCGCGGTCGCGGGCGCGTGGCAGGGCTTCTTCGTCGCGTACGTCGGCATCCCGTCGTTCATCGTCACGCTGGCCGGGATGCTGCTGTTCCGCGGGCTCACCCAGATCGTCCTGGAGGGCCGGTCGCTCGCTCCGTTCCCCGACGGATTCCAGAACATCGCCAAGGGGTTCATCCCGGAGATGGGTCCCTACACGCAGTACCACAACCCGACCCTGGTGATCGGGGCCGCGACGATCGCGTTCCTGCTGCTGCGCGAAGTGCGCGGGCGCAAGCGGCAGTCGGCGTACGGGCTCGACGTGACGCCGACCGGTCTGTGGCTGGCCAAGTGCGGGGCGACGGCCGCGGCGGTGGCCGCGTTCACGCTGACGCTCGCCAGCTTCCGCGGGGTGCCCGTGGTGCTGCTCATCATGTGCGGGCTGCTGATCGCCCTGGGCTATGTGATGCGCAACGCGGTCGTCGGACGGCATGTGTACGCGCTCGGCGGCAACAAGGCGGCGGCGAAGCTGTCCGGTGTGAAGGACGCGCGCGTCACCTTCCTGGTCTTCGTGAACATGGGGGTGCTCGCGGCCCTCGCGGGCTGTGTGTACGCCGCGCGCCTCAACGCGGGCACGCCGCAGGCGGGGCTCAACTTCGAACTGGAGGCGATCGCCGCCTCGTTCATCGGCGGCGCGTCCATGAGCGGCGGCGTCGGCACGGTCATGGGTGCCGTGATCGGCGGCCTGGTGCTCGGCGTGCTCAACAACGGCATGTCACTGGTCAGCATCGGGACGGACTACCAGCAGGTCATCAAGGGCCTGGTGCTCCTTGCCGCCGTCGGCTTCGACGTCTGGAACAAGCGCGGGGCAGGGCACTAG
- a CDS encoding ATP-binding cassette domain-containing protein, whose protein sequence is MRLLILDEPTAALNDQDSAKLLDLVLGLRAQGVAVIVISHKLNEIRRVADTVTILRDGRSVETLAVRRAPGAEPCLSEDRVIRGMVGRDLDRRFPDRTPYEGHRETAFEVRGWTVRHPVEHGRTVVDDVSLSVRRGEIVGLAGLMGAGRTELAMSVFGRSYGRYVTGTVAVGGREASTRTVSAAIAAGLAYVTEDRKRYGLNLIDTLHRNISLASLAGMRRGGLLGGFVDAHHERSVAEGYRASLNIKAPTVFERVGRLSGGNQQKVVLSKWIHTDPEVLILDEPTRGVDVGAKYEIHSVVDRLAARGKAVLLISSELPELLGMCDRIYTMAEGRVTGEVPRAEATQEVLMRRMTAHRSRCATRPGTEAEDPS, encoded by the coding sequence GTGCGGCTGCTCATCCTCGACGAGCCCACGGCCGCGCTCAACGACCAGGACAGCGCCAAGCTGCTCGACCTGGTCCTGGGCCTGCGCGCGCAGGGGGTCGCCGTCATCGTCATCTCGCACAAGCTGAACGAGATCCGGCGCGTCGCCGACACCGTGACGATCCTGCGCGACGGGCGCTCCGTCGAGACGCTCGCGGTGCGCCGGGCCCCGGGCGCCGAGCCGTGTCTGTCCGAGGACCGCGTCATCCGCGGCATGGTCGGCCGCGACCTCGACCGGCGCTTCCCCGACCGCACGCCCTACGAGGGCCACCGGGAGACGGCCTTCGAGGTGCGCGGCTGGACGGTCCGGCACCCCGTCGAGCACGGGCGCACGGTCGTCGACGACGTGTCCCTGAGCGTGCGGCGCGGCGAGATCGTCGGCCTCGCGGGTCTGATGGGCGCGGGCCGCACCGAACTCGCCATGTCCGTCTTCGGCCGCTCCTACGGCCGGTACGTCACCGGGACCGTGGCGGTCGGGGGGCGCGAGGCGTCCACGCGGACCGTGTCCGCGGCCATCGCCGCGGGCCTCGCGTACGTCACCGAGGACCGCAAGCGCTACGGCCTGAACCTCATCGACACCCTCCACCGCAACATCTCCCTGGCCTCCCTCGCGGGCATGCGCCGCGGCGGCCTCCTCGGCGGCTTCGTGGACGCCCACCACGAGCGGTCCGTCGCCGAGGGCTACCGCGCGTCGCTGAACATCAAGGCGCCGACCGTCTTCGAGCGGGTGGGCCGTCTCTCCGGCGGCAACCAGCAGAAGGTCGTCCTGAGCAAGTGGATCCACACCGACCCCGAGGTGCTGATCCTCGACGAGCCGACGCGGGGCGTCGACGTCGGCGCGAAGTACGAGATCCACAGCGTCGTCGACCGACTGGCCGCCCGGGGCAAGGCCGTTCTCCTCATCTCCTCCGAACTGCCGGAGCTGCTCGGGATGTGCGACCGGATCTACACGATGGCCGAGGGCCGGGTGACCGGCGAGGTCCCCCGGGCGGAGGCGACGCAGGAGGTCCTGATGCGCCGGATGACCGCGCACCGGAGCCGATGTGCCACCCGACCCGGAACGGAAGCCGAGGACCCGTCATGA
- a CDS encoding MBL fold metallo-hydrolase, translated as MFTVDTLQFPVLGNHSYLASGPRTAVAVDPPRDIDQVIAAAARRGVRIAYVAETHVHNDYVSGGLELARVTGARYLVPAGAAVSFPHTPVADGDTVTVDEDLVLRALATPGHTPHHTAYVLHEGGRAAAAFTGGSLLIGAVGRPDLVEPRLTEHLARAQHASAHRLADALDDAVRLLPTHGFGSFCASGQGTADETTVGAERAGNAALTKDVDAFVAELLAGLDDVPAYYAHMGPVNAAGPAPVDLTPPEPATADGIAARLAAGEWVVDLRHRVAFAAGHVPGSVNVEADGKLATYLAWLLPWRRPVTLLAASAGQLAHAQRELVRVGIDRPAAAATGDPRSWVGPGERLASHACATFAELAAARAGRGDVVVLDVRRDAERREGHLEPSVHIPVHELRDRVREVPDGVVWVHCAGGTRAAIGASLLDAAGRHVVVVDDGFAAAEDAGLGLRRPASR; from the coding sequence GTGTTCACCGTCGACACCCTTCAGTTCCCGGTCCTGGGCAATCACAGCTACCTGGCGTCGGGCCCCCGTACGGCCGTCGCGGTCGACCCGCCGCGCGACATCGACCAGGTCATCGCGGCGGCGGCCCGCCGCGGTGTGCGGATCGCGTACGTCGCGGAGACCCACGTCCACAACGACTACGTGAGCGGCGGCCTGGAGCTGGCCCGGGTCACGGGCGCCCGCTATCTCGTCCCGGCCGGGGCGGCCGTCTCGTTCCCGCACACCCCCGTCGCCGACGGCGACACGGTCACCGTCGACGAGGACCTGGTGCTGCGCGCGCTCGCCACCCCCGGCCACACCCCGCACCACACGGCGTACGTCCTTCACGAGGGCGGCCGCGCGGCGGCGGCGTTCACCGGCGGCTCGCTCCTGATCGGCGCGGTGGGACGGCCCGACCTCGTCGAGCCACGGCTCACCGAGCACCTGGCGCGGGCCCAGCACGCGTCCGCGCACCGGCTCGCGGACGCGCTCGACGACGCGGTGCGGCTCCTGCCCACCCACGGCTTCGGCAGTTTCTGCGCCTCGGGCCAGGGCACGGCCGACGAGACCACCGTCGGCGCCGAGCGGGCGGGCAACGCCGCGCTGACCAAGGACGTGGACGCCTTCGTCGCCGAGCTGCTCGCCGGGCTCGACGACGTGCCCGCGTACTACGCGCACATGGGGCCGGTCAACGCCGCCGGGCCCGCGCCCGTCGACCTGACCCCGCCGGAGCCCGCGACCGCCGACGGGATCGCCGCGCGCCTCGCCGCCGGGGAGTGGGTGGTCGACCTGCGCCACCGCGTGGCCTTCGCCGCCGGTCACGTGCCGGGGTCCGTCAACGTCGAGGCCGACGGCAAGCTCGCCACGTACCTCGCCTGGCTGCTGCCGTGGCGGCGGCCCGTCACCCTGCTCGCCGCATCGGCGGGGCAACTCGCCCACGCCCAGCGGGAGCTGGTGCGCGTCGGCATCGACCGCCCGGCCGCCGCGGCGACCGGCGACCCGCGCTCCTGGGTGGGGCCCGGCGAGCGGCTCGCGTCCCACGCCTGCGCCACCTTCGCGGAGCTCGCCGCGGCCCGTGCCGGGCGCGGTGACGTGGTCGTGCTCGACGTGCGCCGCGACGCCGAGCGCCGCGAAGGACACCTGGAGCCCTCCGTGCACATCCCCGTGCACGAACTGCGCGACCGGGTCCGCGAGGTGCCGGACGGCGTGGTGTGGGTGCACTGTGCCGGCGGGACGCGCGCGGCGATCGGGGCCTCGCTCCTCGACGCCGCCGGGCGGCACGTGGTCGTCGTCGACGACGGCTTCGCCGCCGCCGAGGACGCGGGCCTCGGCCTCCGACGGCCCGCCTCCCGCTGA
- a CDS encoding protein-tyrosine phosphatase family protein, whose translation MIRLPSGRLVRGRGLRRPLPAGPEPMFAVHLLGKPAPPVAWDARWLRWPDFRLPADREEARRLLGEAWARAATERVEVACGGGVGRTGTALACLAVLDGVPAAEAVAYVRARYHRRAVETPWQRRYVRAFGSGSGTAA comes from the coding sequence GTGATTCGGTTGCCTTCGGGGCGCCTTGTGCGCGGACGCGGGCTGCGCCGACCGCTGCCCGCGGGGCCCGAGCCGATGTTCGCCGTCCATCTCCTGGGCAAGCCCGCGCCGCCCGTCGCGTGGGACGCGCGCTGGCTGCGGTGGCCCGACTTCCGGCTGCCCGCGGACCGCGAGGAGGCGCGGCGGCTGCTCGGCGAGGCGTGGGCGCGAGCCGCGACCGAGCGCGTGGAGGTCGCCTGCGGCGGCGGTGTCGGCAGAACCGGCACGGCCCTCGCGTGCCTGGCCGTGCTCGACGGCGTCCCCGCCGCCGAGGCCGTCGCTTACGTCCGCGCGCGCTATCACCGCCGCGCCGTGGAGACCCCGTGGCAGCGCCGCTACGTCCGTGCCTTCGGCAGCGGGTCCGGCACCGCCGCCTGA